The DNA region GGCTGGTGAATTTGTCGAAGGTATTCAGTTAGATATTCGTGAGCTTGGCGAAGGTCAGATTCACTTCTCAGGAGAAGAAACGTTTGTTGACACAAAAAATCCTCTCGTAAAAGAATTTATTTCTGCTTGTGATGGTCCTGGATGTGATACGACACGAATTTTCTACATCAGCACCAGAAAAGGTAGTTATGTGATGGATGTAAATTTTAGCAAAGGATATCCATACACAAGTGATATCGACGGCATCATTGCATCGATCAAAGAGTAGTCAAAATCCCACCTTTTGGTGGGATTTTTCTTTATTGTTTTGCATGCTAGCCTTGGTCTATGTTGTACAAAATCGCCAACACCTTCCGTCGTCTCTATTGGTGGATTCGTCGCCCGATCACTATCGGTGCTCGCGCTATCGTTACGGACGGGAAGAGTGTTTTATTGGTGAATCATTCGTATCTAAAGAATTGGTATTTACCCGGTGGGGGAGTTGGTCGTGGTGAGACGCTGCAAGATGTAGTGCGTCGTGAGCTTAAAGAAGAGGTGGGTTTTGTTTATGATGGTGCTTTGAACTTGCTCGCTACCCATTCAAATTTTGGTGAGTATAAGAATGATCACATCGTACTTTTTGAAGTGAAGACCTCGGTTTTTGAGCCAAAGGGAGGTGGAGAAGTGAAGGAGGCGAAGTTTTTTGCTTTCGATCATTTGCCGGTTGATATTTCACCAGCGACAAAAAGACGTATTGAAGAGTATCTAAAGATGAAGCCACGGGAAGAGATGTGGTAACAAAAAATCAGCCCATAAGGCTGACTTCTTTTTCCCTGTCCACGAAGTGGAAAGGGATACCCCAGCAAAGCGCAGGGAGGGTAAAGTCTATGATTCACTCCTATGCTGAAACGCGTCATTTAACGTATGCGCATCCGCATATTCAAGTGCTGCACCCGTCGGTAAGCCACGTGCGAGACGTGTAACGCGCACATTCATCGAGCTCAAGTGCTTTTTCAAATACATCGCGGTTACATCACCAGGGATATTTGCGTCTAAGGCGAGAATCACTTCTTTGATAGGTGAATCTGCATGAGAGAGGCGATTGATGAGTTTGGCGATATTAAGCGTTTCAGGTGTGCGACCTTCGATAGGGTCGATGGTGCCACCAAGAACGAGATAGCGTCCTTTAAAGATACCTGCGTCTTCGATTACACGAATATCTGGGCTGGTCGCGATAACACAAAGCACGGATTGATCACGGCGTGAGTCAGAGCAAATGCTGCAAGGGGAGGATTCGGACCACATTCCACACGTATCACAGAGATGCATGCGCTCGGCGAGCTGGGTGAGAGCGCGTGAGAATTGGTCGACGACGTTTTTTGGTTGGTTCACGAGCCAATAGGCATAACGCAAAGCCGCCCTCGGACCAACGCCGGGGAGGCTGTCGAAGGCGGCTGCAGCTTGCCGTAATGGCTCAGGTAGGGACATTGATTATTGTTTCATCAAATCACCAAGTTCATTGGCGAGATCCATTCCACCCATATCTTTGAGCTTGGTTGCCATCGTCTTTTGGAGATTCTTCATGGCGTCGTTTGCGGCATCTTTCACCATTGATTGAAGTTTTTCACGGTCATCCATGGCAGAAGCGTCGATTTCGACATTGGTCACTTCTTGTGTGCCATTAATTGTGATTTTTACTTTGTCACCCCAACCAGAAGTGCCGGTAACAAATTCTTTGCTAAGGGATTCTTGGAGGACTTTTGCTTTGGAACGAAGATCGTTGATCTGTTTGAGTTTGTTGAACATAGGGCTATAGGGTAAAGGGTTTTAGAAAGGAACGCCAGTGCCGACCATCGGGTTTGATGGATTCTGCGACGATTGACCATCAGAAGGTGGGGGATTTTGTTGAGGGGCACCGCCAAACTGGTCTTTGGAGATATTTTTAAAGCTAGCACGTGCGGCGTCAAAGTAGAGTTTTACCATACCAGTTGGACCATTACGGTGTTTGGCGATATGGATCTCGGCGGTATTGAGTTCTTCTGGCGAAAGCTCTTCTGGACGGTAGTTTTTGTCAGCGGCCTTACGATAGATAAAGAGAACAATATCGGCATCCTGCTCAATCGAACCAGATTCACGCAAGTGAGCAAGACGAGGGATAGCAGGCTTCTGCAGTTCTACAGAACGTGATAGCTGCGAGAGGGCAAGTACCGGTACATTGAGCTCACGAGCAAGTGATTTAAGACCACGCGTAATCTCAGCAACTTCGTTCACACGATTATCTGATGATTTGCCACGCGATTCCATGAGCTGCAAGTAATCGATCACTACCATACCGAGGCCATGTTCCATTTGCAAACGGCGGCACTTGGTTCGAATCTCCATGATATTTGCTGACGCAGAATCATCAATATAGATAGGCGCTTCTGACAAAATACCGAGAGCGTGACCGATACGAGAGAATTCATCGTGTTCGCCACCTTCTTGTAGACGACCCGTACGCATACGCCAAAGATCAACGTTTGCCTCAGAACAAAGCATACGATCAACAAGTTGTTCCTTAGACATTTCGAGCGAAAAGAGACCTACGGGCACTTTATGTTTAACGGCAGCATGACGAGCAATATCAAGGGCAAAAGATGTTTTACCACAAGCAGGACGAGCAGCGAGAATCACGAGATCGCTTTTTTGCAAACCACCAAGAATATTATCGAGATCGTTATAGCCAGAAGGCACACCGCGTAACTTTCCTTTTTCGCGATGAAGCTCATCAATACGATCAAAAGCATCTGTTAGAACGTCACGAATAATTGTAAACGAACGTTTGAGAAACTTTTGCGAAACATTAAAGAGTTTGCTTTCTGCTGTATCAAGCAAGACCTCTACATCTTCGGCAGTATCATATCCAAGAGCGGTGATTTCTTGTGCGGCAACTAGCAGGCGGCGCAAGGTCGATTTCTTTTGAATGATTTCTGCGTAATGCACGACATGAGCTGCGGTCGGTGTGGCATTTGCGAGACTCATGAGCTCAGCGCGTCCACCAATACCTTCGAGTTCGCCTTTGTCCGTGAGACGATTACCCAAAGAAAGCAGATCGATAGG from Candidatus Nomurabacteria bacterium includes:
- a CDS encoding NUDIX domain-containing protein, with amino-acid sequence MLYKIANTFRRLYWWIRRPITIGARAIVTDGKSVLLVNHSYLKNWYLPGGGVGRGETLQDVVRRELKEEVGFVYDGALNLLATHSNFGEYKNDHIVLFEVKTSVFEPKGGGEVKEAKFFAFDHLPVDISPATKRRIEEYLKMKPREEMW
- the dnaB gene encoding replicative DNA helicase; this translates as MSSIEKLTPHNIEAEQSFLGSLLLDKDAMVKVADQLTPDDFYLDKHRRVFEAMLDLYRRSMPIDLLSLGNRLTDKGELEGIGGRAELMSLANATPTAAHVVHYAEIIQKKSTLRRLLVAAQEITALGYDTAEDVEVLLDTAESKLFNVSQKFLKRSFTIIRDVLTDAFDRIDELHREKGKLRGVPSGYNDLDNILGGLQKSDLVILAARPACGKTSFALDIARHAAVKHKVPVGLFSLEMSKEQLVDRMLCSEANVDLWRMRTGRLQEGGEHDEFSRIGHALGILSEAPIYIDDSASANIMEIRTKCRRLQMEHGLGMVVIDYLQLMESRGKSSDNRVNEVAEITRGLKSLARELNVPVLALSQLSRSVELQKPAIPRLAHLRESGSIEQDADIVLFIYRKAADKNYRPEELSPEELNTAEIHIAKHRNGPTGMVKLYFDAARASFKNISKDQFGGAPQQNPPPSDGQSSQNPSNPMVGTGVPF
- the recR gene encoding recombination protein RecR, which translates into the protein MSLPEPLRQAAAAFDSLPGVGPRAALRYAYWLVNQPKNVVDQFSRALTQLAERMHLCDTCGMWSESSPCSICSDSRRDQSVLCVIATSPDIRVIEDAGIFKGRYLVLGGTIDPIEGRTPETLNIAKLINRLSHADSPIKEVILALDANIPGDVTAMYLKKHLSSMNVRVTRLARGLPTGAALEYADAHTLNDAFQHRSES
- a CDS encoding YbaB/EbfC family nucleoid-associated protein, whose translation is MFNKLKQINDLRSKAKVLQESLSKEFVTGTSGWGDKVKITINGTQEVTNVEIDASAMDDREKLQSMVKDAANDAMKNLQKTMATKLKDMGGMDLANELGDLMKQ